The Brasilonema sennae CENA114 genome includes a region encoding these proteins:
- a CDS encoding RodZ domain-containing protein yields MKLLNKDQKEQLAEIVGHLRQAREERSVRLEELAAYTRIRPAILQAMEEGRFEELPEPIYVQGFIRHYGDAIGLDGAALAKSVANICLTPEESNNDNQVVDEKPTIYIPLFVPYVLLLGVASLGLFFLLNPQRSVQSSSQKNLSPLAAEQKAKSATVTSSLTSSKPASPRVTSSKTKPLSPALTNITPTPSSALTTITPTPSPQEATTTPVEVTLELQDKSWLRVKVDGKTEFEGELKKGDKKTWTAKKEVMVRSGNAGAVLISTNKKQPAPLGSMGSIKQVTFTPETVNSQ; encoded by the coding sequence GTGAAGCTCTTAAATAAAGATCAAAAGGAGCAACTAGCGGAAATAGTTGGACATCTACGGCAAGCACGAGAGGAAAGATCAGTACGTCTAGAAGAACTCGCAGCTTACACACGTATTCGACCCGCCATCTTACAAGCCATGGAAGAAGGGCGATTTGAAGAATTGCCCGAGCCAATTTATGTCCAAGGGTTTATCCGTCACTATGGAGATGCTATCGGACTTGACGGTGCTGCTTTAGCAAAAAGTGTTGCAAATATTTGTTTGACTCCTGAGGAATCAAATAATGATAATCAAGTGGTAGATGAGAAACCAACCATATATATACCTCTTTTTGTACCCTACGTCCTGTTATTAGGTGTCGCTTCCTTGGGACTGTTTTTTCTTCTCAATCCACAACGCTCAGTTCAATCTTCTAGTCAAAAAAACTTGTCGCCGCTTGCTGCTGAACAAAAAGCGAAATCTGCAACTGTGACTTCATCATTAACATCCTCCAAACCAGCTAGTCCACGTGTCACTTCATCAAAAACCAAGCCTTTATCACCTGCACTAACTAATATAACCCCAACTCCATCATCTGCACTAACTACTATAACTCCAACTCCATCACCCCAAGAGGCGACAACAACTCCAGTGGAAGTGACTCTTGAGCTTCAGGACAAATCATGGCTACGAGTTAAAGTAGATGGCAAAACTGAGTTTGAAGGTGAATTAAAGAAGGGAGATAAGAAAACCTGGACGGCAAAAAAAGAGGTGATGGTTCGTTCTGGTAATGCTGGTGCGGTATTGATTTCTACGAATAAGAAGCAACCAGCACCATTAGGAAGTATGGGTAGTATCAAGCAAGTGACATTCACCCCAGAAACAGTGAATAGTCAATAG
- a CDS encoding alpha/beta hydrolase, which translates to MIAKKLQYSVQLIFSFLFYVAVVVVIIYLAVCIFLFLRQTRFLFFPSGLIETTPEFYNLRSEEVWLPVSAKSGKVEQIHGWWIGADQPNAKVLLYLHGNSVNIGANVTRAHWFHQLGFSVLLIDYRGFGRSEGRFPNESRVYQDAATAWNYLVYQQKIPPSNILIYGHSLGGAIAIDLAVKSPNAAGLVVESSFTSIRKVLAYRNNFWMFPVDLILRQHFDSITKVPNLKMPVLFIHGTDDVIVPAFMSQDLYAAAPEPKKLILVPGAAHNNVAQVAPSVYLEAIRSFVILVES; encoded by the coding sequence ATGATAGCAAAAAAGCTGCAATATTCAGTGCAACTCATATTTTCATTCTTATTTTATGTAGCAGTCGTTGTAGTAATTATCTATTTGGCTGTATGTATATTTCTTTTTCTCAGACAAACGCGATTTCTTTTTTTTCCCTCTGGTCTTATTGAGACAACACCAGAGTTTTATAATTTACGTTCTGAAGAAGTTTGGTTGCCTGTGTCAGCTAAATCAGGTAAGGTAGAACAGATTCATGGTTGGTGGATAGGAGCAGACCAACCAAATGCCAAAGTTTTGCTCTACTTGCACGGTAATAGTGTTAACATTGGTGCAAATGTTACTCGTGCCCATTGGTTTCATCAACTAGGGTTTTCAGTATTATTGATTGATTACCGTGGTTTTGGTCGTAGTGAGGGTCGCTTTCCCAATGAATCGCGGGTTTATCAAGATGCAGCAACAGCTTGGAATTACCTAGTGTACCAACAAAAGATTCCACCCAGCAACATTTTGATTTACGGACATTCGCTGGGAGGTGCGATCGCTATTGATTTGGCTGTTAAATCTCCAAACGCTGCTGGCTTGGTTGTAGAAAGCTCTTTTACCTCGATCCGCAAAGTTCTCGCTTACAGGAACAATTTTTGGATGTTTCCAGTCGATCTTATCCTGAGACAGCATTTTGATTCGATCACGAAGGTGCCAAATTTAAAAATGCCAGTTTTGTTTATTCATGGTACTGATGATGTCATTGTACCTGCTTTCATGAGCCAAGACTTATATGCTGCTGCTCCTGAACCAAAAAAATTGATTCTCGTTCCTGGTGCAGCACATAATAACGTGGCACAAGTCGCTCCTTCTGTATATTTAGAAGCTATTCGGTCTTTTGTTATTCTCGTTGAGTCCTGA
- a CDS encoding helix-turn-helix domain-containing protein — protein MATTSYLLKILDNPTIEISQDELRTLLGEIEAELHQSKVYRRAVVILQKLLGSSTEQANVLFKAVGREAIGLAFRQFVQQYQKVQENPHSDSTSEISTIEKTNSTNESLDDSSQPLTSVVEQKTIIKTDDKAQLPSESPVESHKANDSAKAKPNRPKTKIGWQTPGKKRKQAELAKQMAADQRVETMRQIGQQLRQARQSQSLSLNQLHVYTHVPLHHMEALERGDLELLPEDVYLRGFIRVMANALGLNGTDLAASLPAPEPVKAILPAKYEHKSNPGLGIALHPVHFYLGYAALVAGSVGGLSIMASQQASADKTIDKDAATSPSSSFTKSSQQTKPISKPGLSNRVSVTVGLDIAPPEAL, from the coding sequence ATGGCTACTACATCATATTTGTTAAAAATTCTTGACAATCCAACTATTGAAATATCTCAAGATGAATTGCGGACGCTTTTAGGTGAAATAGAAGCTGAACTGCATCAGAGCAAAGTCTATCGCCGTGCTGTAGTCATCTTGCAAAAGTTGCTAGGTTCTTCAACTGAGCAAGCCAATGTTTTGTTTAAAGCAGTAGGCAGAGAAGCGATTGGTTTAGCATTTCGGCAATTTGTACAGCAATACCAGAAAGTTCAAGAGAACCCGCACTCAGACAGCACGAGTGAAATATCAACTATAGAAAAGACAAATTCTACTAATGAATCATTAGATGATTCATCACAACCCTTAACAAGTGTTGTTGAGCAAAAAACTATTATAAAAACTGATGACAAAGCTCAATTACCATCAGAATCTCCGGTAGAAAGTCACAAAGCAAATGATTCCGCAAAAGCCAAACCAAACCGCCCGAAAACGAAAATTGGCTGGCAAACTCCTGGTAAAAAACGTAAACAAGCTGAATTAGCCAAGCAAATGGCAGCTGATCAGCGAGTGGAAACTATGCGTCAAATCGGTCAACAACTACGGCAAGCTCGCCAATCCCAAAGTCTTTCTCTGAACCAACTTCACGTTTATACTCACGTACCCCTCCATCATATGGAGGCACTGGAAAGGGGTGATTTGGAGTTGTTACCAGAGGATGTGTATCTTCGTGGTTTTATCCGGGTTATGGCTAATGCTCTTGGATTGAATGGCACAGATTTAGCTGCTTCCTTGCCTGCACCAGAGCCAGTAAAAGCAATTTTACCTGCGAAGTATGAGCATAAAAGTAATCCTGGATTAGGAATAGCACTGCATCCAGTACATTTTTACCTAGGCTATGCAGCTCTTGTGGCTGGCTCAGTCGGAGGATTATCAATCATGGCGTCCCAACAAGCAAGTGCAGACAAAACGATCGATAAAGATGCAGCAACTTCACCTTCTTCATCATTCACTAAGTCATCCCAGCAAACAAAACCAATTTCTAAGCCAGGGCTGTCTAATCGTGTTAGTGTCACCGTTGGACTTGATATTGCCCCACCCGAAGCTCTTTAA
- a CDS encoding serine/threonine-protein kinase, producing the protein MICCLNPECSYPLNSQGRNFCENCGAELIELLRGRYRIIKPLGGGGFARTYLAEDADKLDEQCVVKQLAPQVQGSWSRQKAMELFQQEAKRLQHLGEHRQIPTLYAYFKERNYLYLVQQFIEGDDLLQELKHKGVFDEAKIQEFLQDLLPVVVAVHEQQVIHRDIKPENILRRESDGKLVLLDFGVSKRKTGTVHAKPGTSIGSFGYAPYEQMYSGEAYPASDLYSLGATTFHLLTGVSPWEIWMKQGYSWTTTWRQYLKHPITEELGLIIDKLLQEDYKQRYQTAEAVLQDSFFVLSPQPSLQHTILSPVQPETLTQQIQQQPPKYQGQFSIEKLLPWAIMTGSGSSFLLIALLSSVGTIWISSSLWLFIFLGFIFVQSYSVFEKTYLFIVTGITTLFIVFIYKNFYIVNLLKAGIDGFLVLILLAILAGLLTFTLLTVSQILNSFISKYF; encoded by the coding sequence ATGATTTGCTGCCTAAATCCCGAATGCTCTTATCCCCTAAATTCACAAGGAAGAAATTTCTGTGAAAATTGCGGGGCAGAGTTGATTGAGTTACTCAGGGGTCGTTACCGCATTATCAAACCATTAGGAGGCGGCGGATTTGCTCGCACCTACCTTGCTGAGGATGCAGATAAGCTTGATGAGCAATGTGTTGTCAAGCAACTGGCACCACAAGTTCAAGGAAGCTGGTCACGCCAAAAGGCGATGGAGTTGTTTCAGCAAGAAGCAAAACGTTTACAACATTTGGGGGAACATCGCCAAATTCCTACCCTCTATGCCTATTTTAAGGAACGTAACTACCTTTATCTGGTGCAGCAGTTTATCGAAGGGGACGATCTGTTGCAGGAGTTAAAACACAAGGGTGTGTTTGATGAAGCAAAGATTCAAGAATTCTTGCAAGATTTATTACCTGTTGTGGTAGCAGTACATGAGCAGCAGGTGATTCACCGAGATATTAAGCCAGAAAACATCCTTCGCCGTGAAAGTGATGGTAAGTTGGTGCTGCTTGATTTTGGGGTATCGAAACGAAAGACTGGAACAGTCCATGCGAAACCAGGAACGAGTATTGGTTCATTTGGTTATGCACCTTATGAGCAAATGTACTCGGGTGAAGCTTATCCTGCGAGTGACCTCTATAGCTTGGGAGCAACGACTTTTCATTTATTGACTGGTGTTTCACCGTGGGAGATATGGATGAAACAGGGCTATAGCTGGACTACTACCTGGCGGCAGTATTTAAAACACCCAATCACTGAGGAGTTAGGGTTAATTATTGATAAATTATTGCAAGAGGATTATAAACAACGTTATCAGACAGCAGAAGCTGTTTTACAAGATTCGTTTTTTGTGTTGTCTCCACAGCCTAGCCTACAGCATACAATACTCTCGCCTGTTCAACCAGAAACACTGACGCAACAAATTCAACAGCAACCACCAAAATATCAAGGGCAGTTCTCCATAGAGAAATTATTGCCTTGGGCAATTATGACTGGTTCAGGGAGTTCGTTTCTTTTGATCGCCCTTTTGAGTTCTGTCGGAACTATTTGGATCAGCTCTAGTTTATGGCTGTTCATTTTCCTAGGATTCATCTTTGTCCAGTCTTATTCAGTTTTTGAAAAAACTTATTTATTTATCGTTACCGGAATCACAACATTATTTATTGTATTTATCTACAAGAATTTTTACATTGTTAATCTTCTTAAAGCAGGCATAGATGGATTCTTGGTTTTAATCTTGCTAGCCATTCTTGCTGGATTACTAACTTTTACTCTCTTGACTGTTTCTCAAATATTGAACAGCTTTATCTCGAAATACTTCTAA
- a CDS encoding ABC transporter substrate-binding protein, which produces MKNQENIRLFISLGLAGLLIAAILWLLGRVVRPEKEYSGQFQPNSASISPSYINSPLKNRMSLGEKVFVREGRPSDKDAGSKAFEAGDFSTAVSKFQVSLQAKRNDPETLVYLNNAKIGKSKSLKVAVVVPIGISLNEAEETLRGVAQAQDEVNSSGGINGLPLQLEVISIDNFDVMKEISVELVKDTSIVAVVGFSRDSSIYNKGGLVMVSTINPKRPSQPTQYVFYATPKFDVFSDAIASYITKKTRLTNIAICSDSTFLVNQEKISQEIVEQYTDSIKKYGGKVTSTACDLSAPDFQPSAFLSQAISDGAEGLILIPRPDKLNLAIDVARENKGRLPLFSYQGVYTERTLKYGQADVKGMVFGVSWHNDVVGNKSFAQKAIGLWGGEVSPRTATAYDALQTIIAGLKQGNTRQELQKALSNPKFSALGATGKIQFSQTGDRKGGVFLVKVEPCNPSQSCNSSTGYRFKLLE; this is translated from the coding sequence ATGAAAAATCAAGAAAATATTCGCCTCTTTATTTCTTTGGGGCTGGCTGGATTACTAATAGCAGCAATTTTATGGTTATTGGGTAGAGTCGTTCGTCCAGAAAAAGAGTATTCTGGGCAATTTCAACCAAATAGTGCTTCAATTTCTCCATCTTATATCAATTCACCTTTAAAAAACCGAATGAGCTTGGGTGAAAAAGTTTTTGTCAGGGAAGGAAGACCTTCTGATAAAGATGCTGGAAGCAAGGCATTTGAAGCCGGTGACTTTAGCACTGCTGTCAGTAAATTCCAAGTATCCTTGCAAGCTAAACGTAATGATCCGGAAACATTAGTTTATTTGAATAATGCCAAAATTGGGAAATCTAAATCCCTAAAGGTTGCTGTCGTTGTACCAATTGGTATTTCTTTAAATGAAGCAGAAGAAACTTTACGCGGAGTGGCTCAAGCTCAAGATGAAGTGAATAGCAGCGGAGGAATTAATGGGCTACCGTTACAACTTGAAGTTATTAGTATTGATAACTTTGATGTGATGAAAGAAATCAGCGTGGAATTGGTAAAAGATACCAGTATCGTCGCTGTTGTAGGCTTTAGCCGTGATTCATCAATTTATAATAAAGGTGGTTTGGTAATGGTTTCAACAATCAATCCCAAAAGACCATCTCAACCTACACAGTATGTTTTTTATGCGACTCCAAAATTTGATGTTTTTAGTGATGCGATCGCCAGCTATATCACTAAAAAAACTCGCCTCACCAACATCGCTATTTGTAGCGACTCTACATTTTTAGTGAATCAGGAAAAAATCAGTCAGGAAATTGTAGAACAATATACTGATTCCATCAAAAAATATGGAGGTAAAGTTACCAGTACCGCTTGCGATTTAAGCGCTCCAGATTTTCAACCCAGTGCTTTTCTTAGCCAAGCCATCAGCGATGGAGCAGAAGGTTTGATACTCATTCCTAGACCGGATAAACTGAACTTAGCTATTGATGTAGCACGAGAAAATAAAGGTAGACTGCCACTTTTCAGTTACCAAGGAGTGTATACTGAAAGAACTTTAAAGTATGGGCAAGCAGATGTCAAAGGAATGGTGTTTGGTGTCTCTTGGCATAATGATGTTGTTGGAAACAAATCTTTTGCTCAAAAAGCCATTGGGCTGTGGGGTGGAGAAGTTAGTCCACGAACTGCGACAGCATATGATGCACTTCAAACAATTATCGCTGGGTTGAAACAAGGCAACACCCGCCAAGAGTTACAAAAAGCTTTGTCTAATCCAAAATTTTCGGCTTTAGGAGCAACGGGAAAAATTCAGTTTTCGCAAACAGGCGATCGCAAGGGCGGAGTTTTTCTAGTAAAAGTCGAGCCTTGCAATCCAAGTCAGTCTTGCAATTCTAGTACTGGCTATCGTTTTAAACTTCTGGAGTGA
- a CDS encoding CPBP family intramembrane glutamic endopeptidase, whose translation MAQQHKQEPEIPYLTRTQVLVAMGVTAILLWIVAKLWLQFGNFALMPWRWDKTELLWGVLLGLGITALSTIIYRLWVPYRKSADFYLEMVLKPLALPDLIWLGLLPGLSEELLFRGVMLPAFGYSYGAVIISSLCFGVLHLSGSQQWPYVIWASIVGMLLGFSALVSGNLLVPIVAHILTNLISSYSWKIGQSQIVKN comes from the coding sequence GTGGCACAACAGCACAAGCAAGAGCCAGAAATCCCTTATTTGACACGCACTCAAGTGCTGGTGGCGATGGGAGTGACTGCAATACTTTTATGGATAGTCGCCAAGCTATGGCTACAATTTGGTAACTTTGCCCTCATGCCTTGGCGCTGGGATAAAACAGAGTTGCTTTGGGGCGTGTTGTTAGGTTTAGGCATCACCGCCTTAAGTACGATTATTTATCGCCTATGGGTTCCCTATCGTAAAAGCGCTGATTTTTACTTAGAAATGGTGCTAAAGCCCTTGGCTTTGCCAGACTTGATATGGCTGGGGTTACTACCTGGATTAAGTGAAGAATTGTTATTTCGGGGTGTGATGTTACCAGCCTTTGGATATAGCTATGGGGCTGTGATCATCTCAAGTCTTTGCTTTGGTGTCTTACACCTGAGTGGTTCCCAACAATGGCCTTATGTTATTTGGGCAAGCATTGTGGGAATGTTGCTAGGTTTTAGTGCTCTTGTTAGTGGTAACTTGTTGGTACCAATTGTTGCTCATATTCTGACCAATTTGATTTCTAGCTATTCATGGAAGATTGGGCAGTCTCAAATTGTTAAAAATTGA
- a CDS encoding DUF3326 domain-containing protein, whose protein sequence is MRQYTAILIIPTGIGAAIGGYAGDALPVAKAASQVCDRLITHPNVLNGASLYWNLPNTFYVEGYGLDKFAAGWWGLRPVHQNRIGLLLDQGIEPELRLRHLQAADAARATLGLSMTDYVITDAPLNVELRQSASGISWGTIGNPDSLLRAAEVLIKKAGAQAIAVVARFPDTLDEQADQNYRQGKGVDPIAGAEAVISHLIVRTFQVPCAHSPAFLPSPVDSNLSPRSAAEELGYTFLPCVLVGLSRAPQFITGRSYELSEFGDIWANQVDAAIVPATACGNSALLSLSQNRRCQIITVEENHTQVDVRPQPLGIKSIQVKTYLEAVGVLAALKAGINPSVLSPNISPLQSLINS, encoded by the coding sequence GTGCGTCAATACACTGCTATCTTAATTATTCCTACAGGCATTGGGGCAGCAATAGGAGGTTATGCGGGAGATGCATTGCCAGTTGCCAAAGCTGCTTCACAGGTTTGCGATCGCCTGATCACCCACCCCAATGTCCTCAATGGTGCCAGTCTCTACTGGAACCTGCCCAACACTTTCTACGTTGAAGGTTACGGACTTGACAAATTTGCTGCTGGATGGTGGGGTTTACGCCCAGTTCATCAAAATCGCATAGGTTTGCTTCTTGACCAAGGAATAGAACCAGAATTACGGCTACGACACTTACAGGCAGCGGATGCAGCCAGAGCCACCCTGGGATTATCCATGACAGATTACGTCATAACTGATGCACCATTAAACGTAGAATTACGACAATCTGCATCAGGGATAAGTTGGGGAACGATAGGCAATCCAGATAGTTTATTACGGGCGGCGGAAGTTTTAATTAAAAAAGCGGGGGCACAGGCGATCGCAGTTGTTGCTCGTTTTCCTGATACTCTGGATGAACAAGCAGACCAAAACTACCGCCAAGGAAAAGGGGTTGATCCGATTGCTGGTGCAGAAGCTGTGATCAGTCATTTGATTGTACGAACTTTTCAAGTTCCTTGCGCCCATTCACCCGCCTTCTTACCTTCACCTGTAGATTCCAATTTATCTCCCCGTTCCGCTGCAGAAGAATTAGGTTATACTTTTTTACCATGCGTGCTTGTTGGTTTGAGCCGCGCTCCCCAGTTTATAACTGGGAGGTCATACGAATTGTCCGAATTTGGAGATATTTGGGCAAACCAAGTTGATGCAGCAATTGTACCAGCAACTGCTTGTGGCAACAGCGCTTTACTGAGTTTAAGTCAGAACAGGCGATGCCAAATTATTACTGTGGAGGAAAATCATACTCAGGTAGATGTTCGACCTCAACCTTTAGGGATAAAATCAATACAGGTAAAGACATATTTAGAGGCAGTCGGTGTATTAGCCGCCCTCAAGGCAGGCATTAATCCATCAGTTCTGAGTCCAAATATATCCCCTTTGCAATCTCTAATAAATAGTTAA
- a CDS encoding 2Fe-2S iron-sulfur cluster-binding protein has translation MPKTYTVEITHQGKTQTLEVPENQTILSVADAAQLDLPSSCHAGVCTTCAAQILSGSVDQSEGMGVSPELQKKGYVLLCVAYPRSDLKIEAEKEEVVYQLQFGK, from the coding sequence ATGCCCAAAACATACACCGTTGAAATTACCCACCAAGGCAAAACTCAGACTTTGGAAGTCCCCGAAAATCAAACCATTTTATCAGTTGCTGATGCAGCCCAATTAGATTTGCCAAGTTCCTGTCATGCTGGTGTTTGTACGACTTGTGCTGCCCAAATTCTATCTGGAAGCGTAGATCAAAGTGAAGGCATGGGTGTAAGCCCAGAACTGCAAAAAAAAGGTTATGTATTGCTTTGCGTTGCTTACCCTCGTTCTGATTTAAAAATTGAAGCCGAAAAGGAAGAAGTTGTTTATCAGTTGCAATTTGGTAAGTAG
- the acnB gene encoding bifunctional aconitate hydratase 2/2-methylisocitrate dehydratase: MLESYRSHVAERAALGISPLPLDANQTSELCELLKNPPAGEEETLVELLRERIPPGVDPAAYVKAGFLTAIAKEEITSPLISPIEAVQLLGTMIGGYNVQSLIELLQSPSISLSSSSDTPLVMGGQGKEPIAAYAATALSKTLLVYDAFHDILELSKTNPFAKRVIDSWAEAEWFTIRPVLPEFINVVVFKVPGETNTDDLSPAPQAMTRPDIPLHALAMLESKMPGALETIAELKKKGYPVAYVGDVVGTGSSRKSAINSVLWHIGDDIPFVPNKRAGGYILGSSIAPIFFNTAEDAGAFPIQCDVSNMETGMVITIYPYKGNITNEAGEVISTFTIKPDTILDEVRAGGRIPLLIGRTLTDKTRLALGLEPSTVFTRPQQPADTGKGYTLAQKMVGKACGLSGVRPGTYCEPMMTTVGSQDTTGPMTRDELKELACLGFSAELVMQSFCHTAAYPKPVDIKTHQELPDFFFSRGGVALRPGDGIIHSWLNRMLLPDTVGTGGDSHTRFPLGISFPAGSGLVAFAGALGVMPLDMPESVLVRFKGELQPGVTLRDVVNAIPYVAIQKGLLTVEKKNKKNVFGGRILEIEGLPDLKVEQAFELTDASAERSCAGCTIKLSIETVSEYLRSNITLLRNMVARGYHDERTIMRRVAKMEEWLANPVLLEADADAEYAEVLEIDLNEIKEPIVAAPNDPDNVKLLSEVANDPVQEVFVGSCMTNIGHYRATGKVLEGAGSVKTRLWICPPTRMDEHQLKEEGVYDVFDAAGARTEMPGCSLCMGNQARVADGVTVFSTSTRNFNNRMGKDAQVYLGSAELAAVCALLGRLPTVQEYLDIVANKIHPFADNLYRYLNFDQIADFEDEGRVIPLEEMPKIEDILGMPTGAGSK; the protein is encoded by the coding sequence ATGCTGGAATCATACCGCAGTCACGTTGCCGAAAGAGCAGCACTAGGAATTTCCCCCTTACCTTTAGATGCAAATCAAACATCAGAACTATGTGAATTATTAAAAAATCCGCCTGCGGGTGAAGAGGAGACATTAGTGGAGTTGTTGCGCGAACGCATTCCACCTGGAGTCGATCCAGCCGCATATGTCAAAGCTGGTTTCCTCACCGCTATTGCTAAAGAAGAAATCACTAGCCCCCTGATTTCACCTATTGAAGCTGTGCAATTGCTGGGGACAATGATAGGTGGCTACAACGTGCAATCATTAATTGAACTCTTGCAGAGTCCTAGTATATCCTTATCATCATCTTCCGACACTCCTTTGGTGATGGGTGGGCAAGGAAAAGAACCTATAGCAGCATACGCCGCCACCGCCTTAAGCAAAACCCTACTGGTGTATGACGCCTTCCACGATATTTTGGAATTATCCAAAACCAATCCTTTCGCCAAACGAGTGATAGACTCTTGGGCAGAAGCCGAGTGGTTTACCATTCGTCCAGTTCTCCCAGAATTCATCAACGTTGTCGTTTTCAAAGTTCCGGGTGAGACAAACACCGACGACTTATCCCCTGCGCCCCAAGCCATGACTCGCCCAGATATTCCCTTACACGCTTTGGCAATGCTGGAAAGTAAAATGCCTGGGGCGTTGGAAACCATTGCTGAGTTAAAGAAAAAAGGGTATCCTGTCGCCTACGTGGGAGATGTGGTTGGTACAGGTTCCTCCCGTAAGTCAGCAATTAACTCTGTACTATGGCACATTGGGGATGATATTCCTTTTGTACCCAATAAACGAGCAGGCGGATATATTTTAGGCTCAAGTATCGCCCCCATCTTTTTCAACACTGCTGAAGACGCTGGTGCTTTCCCCATCCAGTGCGATGTTAGCAACATGGAAACCGGGATGGTAATAACCATCTATCCCTACAAAGGAAACATCACTAATGAAGCAGGCGAAGTCATTTCCACCTTCACCATCAAACCTGACACCATTCTTGATGAAGTTCGCGCCGGTGGACGGATTCCCTTACTGATTGGACGCACTCTCACCGACAAAACAAGACTTGCACTTGGTTTAGAACCCAGCACAGTGTTTACCCGTCCCCAGCAACCTGCTGACACAGGTAAAGGCTACACCTTAGCACAGAAAATGGTGGGCAAAGCCTGTGGTTTATCGGGTGTTCGTCCCGGTACCTACTGTGAACCCATGATGACAACTGTTGGTTCTCAGGATACCACAGGACCAATGACTCGCGACGAGTTAAAAGAACTCGCTTGTTTGGGTTTCTCTGCTGAGTTGGTGATGCAAAGTTTTTGCCATACAGCAGCATATCCCAAACCCGTTGACATCAAAACTCATCAAGAACTACCTGACTTCTTCTTCTCTCGTGGCGGAGTCGCATTGCGCCCCGGCGATGGAATCATCCACTCCTGGTTAAACCGGATGCTACTTCCCGACACTGTGGGAACTGGTGGCGACTCCCACACCCGTTTTCCCTTGGGAATTTCTTTTCCGGCTGGTTCTGGGTTAGTGGCGTTTGCTGGGGCGTTGGGTGTAATGCCTTTGGATATGCCAGAATCTGTTTTAGTAAGATTTAAAGGTGAATTACAACCTGGCGTCACTTTGCGGGATGTTGTGAATGCTATTCCCTACGTCGCAATTCAAAAAGGTTTACTGACGGTAGAGAAGAAGAACAAGAAAAATGTCTTTGGTGGGCGAATTTTAGAAATAGAAGGTTTGCCAGATTTAAAAGTTGAGCAAGCTTTTGAACTCACCGACGCTAGCGCCGAACGTTCTTGTGCAGGTTGTACTATCAAGCTCAGTATTGAGACAGTTTCTGAATATCTGCGTTCTAACATAACGTTGTTGAGAAATATGGTAGCACGGGGCTATCACGATGAGCGCACTATCATGCGTCGCGTTGCCAAAATGGAAGAGTGGTTAGCAAATCCAGTGCTATTGGAAGCGGATGCAGATGCAGAATACGCAGAAGTTCTTGAAATTGATTTAAACGAAATCAAAGAACCTATTGTCGCTGCTCCTAATGACCCCGATAATGTCAAATTATTATCGGAAGTTGCCAATGATCCAGTGCAAGAAGTTTTTGTTGGTTCTTGCATGACAAATATCGGTCATTATCGCGCGACTGGTAAAGTGTTAGAAGGTGCAGGTTCTGTCAAGACTCGGTTGTGGATTTGTCCGCCAACTCGCATGGATGAACACCAACTTAAAGAAGAAGGTGTGTATGACGTTTTTGATGCTGCAGGTGCGCGGACAGAAATGCCGGGATGCAGTTTATGCATGGGAAATCAGGCGCGAGTTGCTGATGGTGTGACGGTGTTTTCTACCTCTACTCGCAACTTCAACAACCGCATGGGCAAAGACGCGCAAGTTTATCTCGGTTCAGCAGAGTTAGCAGCTGTTTGTGCGCTGTTAGGACGCCTTCCCACAGTGCAGGAATATCTTGATATTGTGGCGAATAAGATTCATCCTTTTGCTGATAATTTGTATCGCTATTTGAACTTTGATCAAATTGCTGATTTTGAGGATGAAGGTAGGGTGATTCCGTTGGAGGAAATGCCGAAGATTGAGGATATTTTGGGTATGCCGACGGGGGCTGGTAGCAAGTAG